From Brevibacterium ihuae, the proteins below share one genomic window:
- a CDS encoding RNA polymerase-binding protein RbpA → MSERSLRGTQLGSRSLESDVGVEPAPRQVVEYACEDGHTFTVPFSVEAEVPATWDSGTHGIGMRVGGEEPEAEPEKHVRTHWDMLLERRSFEELQVLLDERLAVRRGEAPPQS, encoded by the coding sequence ATGAGTGAACGCAGCCTGCGCGGGACCCAGCTGGGCTCGCGGAGCCTCGAATCGGACGTCGGCGTCGAGCCGGCACCGCGCCAGGTCGTCGAGTACGCCTGCGAGGACGGGCACACCTTCACGGTGCCCTTCTCCGTCGAGGCCGAGGTCCCGGCGACCTGGGACTCGGGCACGCACGGCATCGGGATGCGCGTGGGCGGCGAGGAGCCCGAGGCGGAGCCGGAGAAGCACGTGCGGACGCACTGGGACATGCTGCTCGAGCGGCGGTCCTTCGAAGAGCTCCAGGTGCTCCTCGACGAGCGGCTGGCAGTCCGCCGCGGCGAGGCGCCGCCGCAGAGCTGA
- a CDS encoding DEAD/DEAH box helicase: protein MDDRLSPSRAYAAYRARTAEADTPLGRFAARLEYALDPFQESACRTLQQGRSVLVAAPTGAGKTVVAQFAVQLAVEQGVRVFYTTPIKALSNQKFAELGREYGTERVGLLTGDVSINRDAPIVVMTTEVLRNMIYSGTDLTSLGYVVLDEVHYLGDRFRGPVWEEVIIHLPAHVALVSLSATVSNAEEFGAWLREVRGHTEVIVSEHRPVPLHHHVAVGTDLHPLFRAGGSREVNRDLEHAVRPFLGRGSRRDRRRPHHVRFQRPSRTALIRELADDGLLPAIFFIFSRNGSDDAVEQCLAAGLDLTDRVEKRHIMGRLEELHDELGSEDLSVLGYHSFSAGLVHGFGAHHAGLIPQFKELVEELFVEGYLRAVFATETLALGVNMPARTVVLEKLTKFNGESHVPVTPGEFTQLTGRAGRRGIDIEGHAVVVWHPSLDLADIGALASKRTYALQSRFTPTYNMTANLLARMSKSDAEKVLETSFAQFQADKGVVGLARRARRTEEALEGYLASMQCERGDFEEYAQLRRTLSEMEKRAGRTRSKLKQRETIESLGRLRHGDVILLPSKRIDGPAVVITPMTNRDGDMRLPTVLTEQGKVWHLRMHEITEPAVALGRIRMPKKFNHRQAGERRALRDTLLAALEDGRVRRPTEAAPPTKGPRVQTEEIALVREQLRAHPCHGCPDREHHARWAERAEKLRKETAGLARQIEGRTSSIAHVFDRVCRVLTTMRFLPDDSRILRRIYGERDLLTALSVRAGLWDPLSEPEAAAFASALVYQARREGFREPRVPTASLEAALVELRSTWQNLFRIETDARLPVTPEPEFGLVQPIFRWTEGKSLSNALSGSEIAAGDFVRWAKQTLDLLGQVAEVCEPATAVTVRRTAEAIRRGVVAD from the coding sequence ATGGACGACCGCCTCTCCCCTTCCCGGGCCTATGCCGCGTACCGCGCACGGACCGCCGAGGCGGACACCCCGCTGGGACGGTTCGCCGCCCGCCTCGAGTACGCGCTCGACCCGTTTCAGGAATCGGCCTGCCGCACCCTGCAGCAGGGGAGGTCCGTCCTCGTCGCCGCCCCGACGGGCGCGGGCAAGACCGTCGTCGCGCAGTTCGCTGTGCAGCTCGCCGTCGAGCAGGGCGTGCGCGTGTTCTACACCACCCCGATCAAGGCGCTGAGCAATCAGAAGTTCGCCGAGCTCGGCCGCGAGTACGGGACCGAGCGGGTCGGACTGCTCACCGGCGACGTGTCGATCAATCGCGATGCCCCGATCGTCGTCATGACGACCGAGGTGCTGCGGAACATGATCTACTCCGGCACCGATCTCACGAGCCTCGGCTACGTCGTGCTCGACGAGGTCCACTACCTCGGCGACCGCTTCCGCGGCCCGGTGTGGGAGGAGGTCATCATCCACCTGCCGGCCCACGTCGCGCTCGTCAGCCTGTCGGCCACGGTGTCGAACGCCGAGGAGTTCGGCGCCTGGCTCCGCGAGGTCCGCGGACACACCGAGGTCATCGTCAGCGAGCACCGGCCGGTTCCGCTCCACCACCACGTCGCGGTCGGCACCGACCTCCACCCGCTGTTCCGCGCGGGGGGATCCCGCGAGGTCAACCGCGACCTCGAGCACGCCGTGCGCCCGTTCCTCGGCCGCGGCTCCCGGCGCGATCGCAGGCGGCCGCACCACGTCCGCTTCCAGCGCCCCTCGCGCACCGCGCTCATCCGGGAGCTCGCCGACGACGGCCTGCTGCCGGCGATCTTCTTCATCTTCTCCCGCAACGGGAGCGACGACGCGGTCGAGCAGTGCCTCGCCGCCGGCCTCGACCTCACCGATCGGGTCGAGAAGCGGCACATCATGGGACGTCTCGAGGAGCTCCACGACGAGCTCGGCTCGGAGGACCTCTCGGTGCTCGGGTACCACTCCTTCTCCGCCGGACTCGTCCACGGCTTCGGCGCCCACCACGCCGGTCTCATCCCGCAGTTCAAGGAGCTCGTCGAGGAGCTCTTCGTCGAGGGCTATCTGCGCGCGGTCTTCGCCACCGAGACGCTCGCGCTCGGGGTCAACATGCCCGCGCGTACCGTGGTCCTCGAGAAGCTCACGAAGTTCAACGGCGAATCCCACGTGCCGGTCACCCCGGGCGAATTCACCCAGCTCACCGGGCGTGCCGGCCGACGCGGCATCGACATCGAGGGCCACGCCGTCGTCGTGTGGCATCCGAGCCTCGACCTCGCCGACATCGGTGCCCTCGCCTCGAAGCGCACCTATGCGCTGCAGAGCCGATTCACCCCGACGTACAACATGACGGCGAACCTCCTCGCCCGGATGAGCAAATCCGACGCGGAGAAGGTCCTCGAGACGTCCTTCGCCCAGTTCCAGGCGGACAAGGGCGTGGTCGGGCTCGCCCGCCGGGCACGGCGCACCGAGGAGGCCCTCGAGGGCTACCTCGCCTCGATGCAGTGCGAGCGCGGGGACTTCGAGGAATACGCGCAGCTCCGCCGCACCCTCTCGGAGATGGAGAAGCGCGCCGGCCGCACCCGCTCGAAGCTCAAGCAGCGCGAGACGATCGAATCGCTCGGCCGGCTGCGGCACGGCGACGTCATCCTCCTGCCGTCGAAGCGGATCGACGGACCGGCGGTCGTCATCACCCCGATGACGAACCGCGACGGCGACATGCGGCTGCCGACCGTCCTCACCGAGCAGGGCAAGGTATGGCATCTGCGGATGCACGAGATCACCGAACCCGCCGTCGCGCTCGGACGGATCCGGATGCCGAAGAAGTTCAACCACCGGCAGGCGGGGGAGCGCCGCGCGCTCCGCGACACCCTGCTCGCGGCGCTCGAGGACGGCCGCGTCCGACGGCCCACCGAGGCGGCGCCGCCGACCAAGGGGCCGCGCGTGCAGACCGAGGAGATCGCGCTCGTCCGCGAGCAGCTCCGTGCGCACCCGTGCCACGGCTGCCCGGACCGCGAGCACCATGCCCGCTGGGCCGAGCGGGCGGAGAAGCTCCGCAAGGAGACCGCCGGACTGGCACGGCAGATCGAGGGGAGGACCTCGTCGATCGCCCATGTGTTCGACCGGGTGTGCCGGGTGCTCACGACCATGCGCTTCCTGCCCGACGACAGCCGCATCCTGCGGCGGATCTACGGCGAGCGTGACCTCCTCACCGCGCTGAGCGTGCGCGCCGGCCTGTGGGACCCGCTGTCGGAGCCCGAGGCCGCGGCGTTCGCCTCGGCGCTCGTCTACCAGGCCCGCCGCGAAGGGTTCCGCGAGCCGCGGGTGCCTACCGCGAGCCTCGAGGCGGCGCTCGTCGAGCTGCGGTCGACGTGGCAGAACCTGTTCCGCATCGAGACCGACGCCCGGCTCCCGGTCACCCCGGAACCGGAGTTCGGCCTCGTGCAGCCGATCTTCCGCTGGACGGAGGGGAAGTCGCTGTCGAACGCCCTCTCCGGTTCGGAGATCGCGGCCGGGGACTTCGTCCGGTGGGCCAAGCAGACGCTCGACCTGCTCGGGCAGGTCGCCGAGGTGTGCGAGCCCGCCACCGCGGTGACGGTGCGGCGGACCGCCGAGGCGATCCGCCGCGGGGTCGTCGCCGACTGA
- a CDS encoding 5'-3' exonuclease H3TH domain-containing protein has translation MTQPLVVLDTPTLYYRAFHALPDSLRDPAGMPINAARGLVQALTSLVERTGSHRLVAALDADWRPEFRTAVVPEYKAQRVTDPETGSETPADLAVQLPLIRALLEAAGIPLAEVPGTEADDVIASIAATAAEPVVIVSSDRDLLSLLSPDRDLTVMRPKKGGEWDAIRVDDLQGAYGVPDGERYRALAALRGDPSDGLRGVPGIGEKTAARLLAGYTDLAGVLDAAAAGHSDHGLSERRAAAIREHREAVLANHTVMTCREDLQIDDAVGAAGGAPDPGALRALATRHGLEQGVSRLLRILEPGSDAGGAPAAPAHSWTGAPLWGFDLETTGTDPHTARVVSAALVRFGDGAPVERRTWLVDAGVAIPEASVRIHGISTAHAREHGVPIAVALPEIIAAIDAVRASGGMLVGHNVVYDLTILQAEAVRARTDPDARGACPPVIDTFVLDKHVQQRRRGKRTLSAVAAVWGVALENAHDALADAEAAVRIALAIAAAHPEVAALSPADLHTAQIGWKAAQAAGLQDYLRRSGKPDAVVGRDWPFEATVRG, from the coding sequence GTGACTCAACCGCTCGTCGTCCTCGACACGCCGACCCTGTACTACCGCGCGTTCCATGCCCTGCCGGATTCGCTCCGCGATCCCGCGGGCATGCCGATCAACGCGGCCCGGGGACTCGTGCAGGCGCTGACGTCGCTCGTCGAGCGCACCGGCTCACACCGTCTCGTCGCGGCCCTCGACGCGGACTGGCGACCGGAGTTCCGCACGGCGGTGGTGCCGGAGTACAAGGCGCAGCGCGTCACCGATCCGGAGACCGGGTCGGAGACGCCGGCCGACCTCGCCGTCCAGCTCCCGCTCATCCGCGCGCTGCTCGAGGCCGCCGGCATCCCCCTCGCCGAGGTCCCCGGCACCGAGGCCGACGACGTCATCGCCTCGATCGCTGCGACCGCCGCCGAACCGGTCGTCATCGTGTCCTCCGACCGGGACCTCCTCTCACTCCTCTCCCCCGATCGCGATCTCACCGTCATGCGGCCGAAGAAGGGCGGGGAATGGGACGCGATCCGCGTCGACGACCTGCAGGGTGCCTACGGCGTGCCCGACGGAGAGCGCTACCGCGCGCTCGCCGCGCTGCGCGGCGACCCCTCCGACGGGCTCCGCGGGGTGCCCGGCATCGGCGAGAAGACCGCGGCCCGGCTGCTGGCCGGCTACACCGATCTCGCGGGGGTCCTGGACGCCGCGGCCGCCGGGCACAGCGACCACGGCCTCTCCGAGCGTCGCGCCGCTGCGATCCGTGAGCACCGGGAGGCGGTGCTCGCGAACCACACGGTGATGACCTGTCGCGAGGATCTGCAGATCGACGACGCCGTGGGAGCCGCGGGCGGTGCGCCGGACCCGGGCGCCCTCCGCGCTCTCGCGACGCGGCACGGCCTCGAGCAGGGCGTCTCCCGCCTCCTCCGGATCCTGGAACCGGGATCGGATGCCGGGGGTGCGCCGGCCGCACCGGCGCACTCGTGGACCGGAGCGCCGCTCTGGGGCTTCGATCTCGAGACCACGGGCACCGACCCCCATACCGCGCGGGTGGTGAGCGCAGCGCTCGTCCGGTTCGGCGACGGCGCCCCGGTCGAGCGCCGCACCTGGCTCGTCGACGCCGGGGTGGCGATCCCCGAGGCCTCGGTGCGCATCCACGGCATCAGCACTGCGCACGCCCGCGAGCACGGCGTGCCGATCGCCGTCGCCCTCCCGGAGATCATCGCCGCGATCGACGCCGTGCGGGCCTCGGGCGGAATGCTCGTCGGCCACAACGTCGTCTACGACCTCACGATCCTCCAGGCGGAGGCGGTGCGTGCGAGAACCGACCCGGACGCCCGCGGCGCGTGCCCGCCCGTCATCGACACCTTCGTCCTCGACAAGCACGTGCAGCAGCGCCGCAGGGGCAAACGGACCCTGTCGGCGGTCGCCGCCGTCTGGGGCGTCGCGCTCGAGAACGCCCACGACGCCCTCGCCGACGCCGAGGCCGCGGTGCGGATCGCGCTCGCGATCGCCGCCGCGCACCCCGAGGTCGCCGCTCTCTCCCCCGCCGACCTCCACACCGCCCAGATCGGGTGGAAGGCCGCGCAGGCGGCAGGCCTCCAGGACTATCTGCGGCGCTCCGGCAAGCCCGACGCCGTCGTCGGTCGCGACTGGCCGTTCGAGGCGACGGTGCGCGGGTGA
- the secA2 gene encoding accessory Sec system translocase SecA2 has product MGFFSRLLNRPGAQADRRIGWLAKSRSEIERLGEDLAELSDDEITARAGEIFESGDRRSQLTEFAALAREAAERTLGERPYDTQITGLIGLLDGAVVQMLTGEGKTLVGAMAAAGYALQGRRVHVVSVNDYLAVRDAAWMKPLFDLLGVESAAISGTDTGDERRTAYAAEIVYASVTEVGFDVLRDRFVLDDAEIRIPARDVVIVDEADSVLIDEARVPLVLAGSTTNEAGDAEIAALVARLTPGEHYEISPDRKAVSLTDAGIDRVEDELDVDLFGDDSATLAAVNLALYAATLVTRDVDYLVVDGAIKLVSDARGRVAELQRWPDGLQAAVEVKEHLTTTDSGEILDQMTVEELIHGYTTVCGMTGTAVAVGDDLREFYDLEIVPVEPHLDVIREDEPDRLYTFQESKERAIVDEVVEQHALDRPVLIGTRSVAESESLAERLRTRGIDARVLNAKDDSAEAEIIAAAGRPGAVTVSTQMAGRGTDIRLADDAVAESGGLLVIGAGRYQSSRLDDQLRGRAGRQGDPGTSVFFTSLEDELMSRVPEAQRFIEEGDEHGHITSKRAAQLVEHAQRMAEGENTAIHRDTWRFNELMAQQRELVLERRRAIRAGESGIDAIRERLTDRVAELDEEHGADTVDAAIRDVLLFTLDNRWVEHLAFLNDLREGIHLRTLAREKPHEAFNTESIRAFSTFWDDVLDSTAEVVEDAEITADGIDLPAYGLKRPSSTWTYLSTDSTFGSDIESVVRRIGR; this is encoded by the coding sequence ATGGGATTCTTCTCCCGCCTGCTCAACCGCCCCGGCGCCCAGGCCGACCGGCGCATCGGCTGGTTGGCCAAGAGCCGATCGGAGATCGAGCGGCTCGGTGAGGACCTCGCCGAGCTCAGCGACGACGAGATCACCGCGCGGGCCGGGGAGATCTTCGAGAGCGGCGACCGGCGCTCGCAGCTCACCGAGTTCGCCGCGCTCGCCCGCGAGGCCGCCGAGCGCACGCTCGGCGAGCGCCCCTACGACACGCAGATCACCGGGCTCATCGGACTCCTCGACGGCGCGGTCGTCCAGATGCTCACCGGCGAGGGCAAGACCCTCGTCGGGGCGATGGCCGCGGCCGGCTACGCCCTCCAGGGCCGCCGGGTGCACGTCGTCAGCGTCAACGACTACCTCGCCGTCCGCGACGCCGCGTGGATGAAGCCGCTGTTCGATCTGCTCGGCGTCGAGTCCGCGGCGATCTCCGGCACGGACACCGGGGACGAGCGCCGCACCGCCTATGCGGCGGAGATCGTCTACGCCTCCGTCACCGAGGTCGGGTTCGACGTGCTCCGCGACCGCTTCGTGCTCGACGACGCGGAGATCCGCATCCCGGCCCGCGACGTCGTCATCGTCGACGAGGCCGACTCGGTGCTCATCGACGAGGCCCGGGTCCCGCTCGTCCTCGCGGGCTCGACGACGAACGAGGCCGGGGACGCGGAGATCGCCGCGCTCGTCGCGCGCCTCACCCCCGGCGAGCACTACGAGATCAGCCCGGACCGCAAGGCGGTGTCGCTCACCGACGCCGGCATCGACCGGGTCGAGGACGAGCTCGATGTCGACCTGTTCGGCGACGACTCCGCCACCCTCGCCGCGGTCAATCTCGCGCTCTACGCCGCGACGCTCGTCACCCGCGATGTCGACTACCTCGTCGTCGACGGCGCGATCAAGCTCGTCTCGGACGCCCGGGGCCGCGTCGCGGAGCTCCAGCGGTGGCCCGACGGGCTCCAGGCCGCGGTCGAGGTCAAGGAGCACCTCACCACCACCGACAGCGGTGAGATCCTCGACCAGATGACCGTCGAGGAGCTCATCCACGGCTACACCACAGTGTGCGGGATGACCGGCACCGCGGTGGCGGTCGGGGACGATCTCCGCGAGTTCTACGACCTCGAGATCGTCCCCGTCGAGCCGCACCTCGACGTCATCCGCGAGGACGAGCCCGACCGCCTCTACACCTTCCAGGAGTCGAAGGAGCGGGCGATCGTCGACGAGGTCGTCGAGCAGCATGCGCTCGACCGCCCCGTCCTCATCGGCACCCGTTCGGTCGCGGAGTCGGAGAGCCTTGCCGAGCGCCTCCGCACCCGCGGGATCGACGCCCGGGTCCTCAACGCGAAGGACGACTCCGCCGAAGCAGAGATCATCGCCGCCGCCGGGCGTCCCGGGGCGGTCACCGTGTCCACCCAGATGGCCGGTCGCGGCACCGACATCCGGCTCGCCGACGACGCCGTCGCCGAATCCGGCGGGCTGCTCGTCATCGGCGCCGGCCGCTACCAGTCCTCCCGGCTCGACGATCAGCTCCGCGGCCGCGCCGGTCGCCAGGGCGACCCCGGAACCTCGGTGTTCTTCACGAGCCTCGAGGACGAGCTCATGAGCCGCGTGCCGGAGGCCCAGCGCTTCATCGAGGAGGGCGACGAGCACGGCCACATCACCTCGAAGCGCGCGGCCCAGCTCGTCGAGCACGCCCAGCGCATGGCGGAGGGCGAGAACACCGCGATCCACCGCGACACCTGGCGCTTCAACGAGCTCATGGCCCAGCAGCGGGAGCTCGTCCTCGAGCGCCGGCGGGCGATCCGCGCAGGCGAGTCCGGGATCGACGCGATCCGCGAACGGCTCACCGACCGCGTCGCGGAGCTCGACGAGGAGCACGGCGCGGACACCGTCGACGCCGCGATCCGCGACGTCCTCCTCTTCACCCTCGACAACCGCTGGGTCGAGCACCTCGCGTTCCTCAACGACCTCCGCGAGGGCATCCACCTGCGCACGCTCGCCCGCGAGAAGCCGCACGAGGCGTTCAACACCGAGTCGATCCGAGCGTTCTCGACGTTCTGGGACGATGTGCTCGACAGCACCGCCGAGGTCGTCGAGGACGCCGAGATCACTGCGGACGGCATCGACCTGCCCGCCTACGGGCTCAAGCGTCCTTCGTCGACGTGGACGTACCTGTCGACGGACTCGACCTTCGGCTCGGACATCGAATCGGTGGTGCGGCGGATCGGCCGCTGA
- a CDS encoding metal-dependent hydrolase has product MTSRTVLHHGDVYSSADPFATAIAFEDGTVTWVGSDEAAAELGGTQIDLGDDFVTPGFVSAAVDLRTAEVSPAGLLASGITAAHVVGPSATLENFAAAAPAALDIVAYPLGRTDARGAVRSGDLDAAALPEHPQLVLVDTTAELDGVLELFADPVARTHAQRAGYRMLIGCPVPAAAVERLAAHGIPVTVDPLAHEHPLAAMLAAGVQLTFVLDPAEPWRSLSAAVFGVEDGISARAAFNCATRFAFRAIGRFEGGVLAPGAEATAVRWEIDGLAVQVADARVAAWSTDPRSGTPGLPDLSDPGSLPRLRTVWVRGSDV; this is encoded by the coding sequence GTGACTTCCAGGACAGTTCTCCACCACGGCGACGTCTACAGCTCAGCAGACCCCTTCGCCACCGCCATCGCCTTCGAGGACGGGACGGTGACGTGGGTCGGCTCCGACGAGGCCGCCGCGGAGCTCGGCGGCACGCAGATCGACCTCGGGGACGACTTCGTCACCCCGGGGTTCGTCAGCGCCGCGGTGGACCTCCGCACCGCCGAGGTGTCTCCCGCCGGGCTCCTCGCCTCGGGCATCACTGCCGCGCATGTCGTGGGCCCCTCTGCCACGCTCGAGAACTTCGCCGCAGCCGCGCCCGCAGCGCTCGACATCGTCGCCTATCCGCTCGGGCGCACGGACGCGCGCGGTGCCGTCCGGTCCGGAGACCTCGACGCCGCCGCGCTGCCCGAGCACCCGCAGCTCGTCCTCGTCGACACGACCGCGGAGCTCGACGGCGTCCTCGAGCTCTTCGCCGACCCGGTCGCGCGCACCCATGCGCAGCGCGCCGGGTACCGGATGCTCATCGGCTGCCCGGTCCCCGCCGCGGCGGTCGAGCGCCTCGCGGCCCACGGCATTCCCGTCACCGTCGATCCCCTCGCCCACGAGCACCCGCTCGCCGCGATGCTCGCCGCGGGCGTCCAGCTCACCTTCGTCCTCGATCCCGCAGAGCCCTGGCGCTCGCTCAGCGCCGCGGTGTTCGGGGTCGAGGACGGGATCTCCGCCCGTGCCGCGTTCAACTGCGCCACCCGCTTCGCCTTCCGGGCGATCGGCCGCTTCGAGGGCGGGGTGCTCGCCCCGGGTGCCGAGGCCACCGCGGTGCGATGGGAGATCGACGGCCTCGCCGTCCAGGTCGCCGACGCCCGCGTGGCGGCCTGGAGCACCGATCCGCGGTCCGGCACCCCCGGGCTGCCGGATCTCTCCGACCCCGGATCCCTCCCTCGTCTGCGCACGGTCTGGGTTCGCGGTTCCGACGTCTGA
- a CDS encoding ferritin, with protein sequence MRLSDTMSTAISDQVTLELTASMVYLQLAIELENQDLTGMSSWMRAQAEEEQVHAAKFISHALDRGAAPQIGTIETPIFAGKSPVELFEAALAHEEKVSEAIRELYRTAQSEGDLDIVPLLNWFVDEQLEEEATVGEIVGRLTLVGDDGSGLLRMDSQLGSRTPDIDSGE encoded by the coding sequence ATGCGACTGTCCGACACGATGTCCACCGCCATCAGCGATCAGGTCACCCTCGAGCTCACCGCTTCGATGGTCTACCTCCAGCTCGCGATCGAGCTCGAGAACCAGGATCTCACCGGCATGAGCTCGTGGATGCGTGCCCAGGCCGAGGAGGAGCAGGTCCACGCCGCGAAGTTCATCTCGCACGCGCTCGACCGCGGCGCCGCCCCGCAGATCGGCACCATCGAGACCCCGATCTTCGCGGGCAAGTCGCCCGTCGAGCTGTTCGAGGCCGCCCTCGCCCATGAGGAGAAGGTGTCCGAGGCGATCCGTGAGCTCTACCGGACGGCCCAGTCCGAGGGCGATCTCGACATCGTCCCGCTGCTCAACTGGTTCGTCGACGAGCAGCTCGAGGAGGAGGCGACGGTGGGCGAGATCGTCGGCCGCCTCACCCTCGTCGGCGACGACGGCTCCGGACTGCTCCGCATGGACAGCCAGCTCGGGAGCCGCACCCCGGACATCGACTCCGGGGAGTGA
- a CDS encoding glycerophosphodiester phosphodiesterase family protein — translation MMGPETIAHRGGLWDDAAENTIEGFRRCAELGLDWIETDVHASSDGVLFAVHDPDLGRLADRPERLSDLTAAELDRIELRGGGRLPRLSAVVEELPAVSFNIDVKADRSVAATVRLVRRMDLGPRIRLASFSAARLTRLRTALPGVRTSAGTAETARFLALGARAARAFDPGLDALQVPYRRGPLRVVTRRFVREAHRAGLLVHVWTVNDAARMRALADLGVDGIVTDRPARALAVLADHRSPGKSVPSGESIPPGE, via the coding sequence ATGATGGGACCGGAGACGATCGCCCACCGCGGGGGCCTGTGGGACGACGCCGCGGAGAACACGATCGAGGGTTTCCGGCGCTGCGCGGAGCTCGGTCTCGACTGGATCGAGACCGACGTCCACGCCTCTTCCGACGGCGTGCTCTTCGCCGTCCATGACCCCGACCTCGGTCGCCTCGCCGACCGCCCCGAGCGCCTGAGCGACCTCACCGCCGCCGAACTCGATCGCATCGAGCTGCGCGGCGGGGGGCGGCTCCCCCGCCTGTCCGCCGTCGTCGAGGAGCTCCCCGCGGTGTCCTTCAACATCGACGTCAAGGCCGATCGCTCCGTCGCCGCGACAGTCCGCCTCGTCCGCCGCATGGACCTCGGTCCGCGGATCCGCCTCGCATCCTTCTCGGCGGCCCGCCTCACTCGGCTGCGGACAGCGCTGCCCGGCGTCCGGACCTCGGCGGGCACCGCGGAGACCGCCCGCTTCCTCGCACTCGGCGCCCGAGCGGCCCGCGCATTCGACCCCGGGCTCGACGCGCTCCAGGTGCCGTACCGCCGCGGTCCGCTCCGCGTCGTCACCCGCCGCTTCGTCCGCGAGGCCCACCGGGCCGGACTCCTCGTCCACGTGTGGACGGTCAACGACGCCGCCCGGATGCGCGCGCTCGCAGACCTCGGCGTCGACGGCATCGTCACCGACCGACCGGCCCGCGCTCTCGCGGTGCTCGCCGATCATCGGTCCCCGGGCAAGTCAGTGCCCTCCGGGGAATCCATTCCCCCGGGGGAATGA
- a CDS encoding polyprenol monophosphomannose synthase, with the protein MRTLVVIPTYNERESLPLTIAAIHTWVEHAHTLVVDDASPDGTGEWADAAAEADDRISVLHRTAKNGLGAAYVAGFGWALERDYDIVCEMDADGSHRGRDLPQLLAAVESGADLAIGSRWIPGGSVINWPRNRHVLSRGANVYVNAAMGLGVSDATAGFRAYRREALAAIELADIESQGYCFQIDMTKRVAEAGFRIVEVPITFVERELGESKMHGGIIGEAMTRVARWGLERRGRQLRRLVRR; encoded by the coding sequence ATGAGAACTCTCGTCGTCATCCCCACGTACAACGAGCGCGAATCCCTGCCGCTCACCATCGCCGCGATCCACACCTGGGTCGAGCACGCGCACACCCTCGTCGTCGACGATGCGTCGCCGGACGGCACGGGGGAGTGGGCGGATGCGGCCGCCGAGGCCGACGATCGGATCTCCGTGCTCCACCGCACGGCGAAGAACGGACTCGGCGCGGCCTATGTCGCCGGGTTCGGCTGGGCGCTCGAGCGCGACTACGACATCGTGTGCGAGATGGACGCCGACGGCTCGCACCGCGGGCGCGATCTCCCGCAGCTCCTCGCCGCAGTCGAATCCGGCGCCGACCTCGCGATCGGCTCGCGCTGGATCCCGGGCGGCTCCGTGATCAACTGGCCGCGCAACCGCCACGTGCTGTCCCGCGGCGCGAACGTCTACGTCAACGCGGCGATGGGCCTCGGCGTCAGTGATGCGACCGCGGGCTTCCGCGCGTACCGCCGGGAGGCGCTCGCGGCGATCGAGCTCGCCGACATCGAGTCGCAGGGCTACTGCTTCCAGATCGACATGACCAAGCGCGTCGCGGAGGCGGGATTCCGCATCGTCGAGGTCCCCATCACCTTCGTCGAGCGCGAGCTCGGGGAGTCGAAGATGCACGGCGGGATCATCGGCGAGGCGATGACGCGGGTGGCGCGCTGGGGCCTCGAGAGGCGCGGACGCCAGCTCCGGCGCCTCGTGCGCCGCTGA